The Pseudomonas sp. SCA2728.1_7 DNA segment TTGCTTTCGCTGGCGGTGTGATCCTGATATCCGTCGGCGTTGGAATCGGTGAGCGACACGTAGTAATCGAAGTCGCCGAGCACTTGCCCGGAACTGACCTGACGCTGCTGATAGCCGTGGCTGCCGGTGGCGTAGCGCACTTGCAGTTTCGGCGCGTTGTAGCCGGTGTGGCTGACGTAATCGATGGCGCCACCCAGCGCCAGCGAACCGCGATCAAAGCCGTTGGCGCCGCGCAGTACTTCAACGTGATCGACCCACAGCGGTTCAAGCAATTCATACGGCGTGCCGCCCGGGCCGGTCAGCGGCAGACCATCGAGCATCGTGTACAGACCCGACGCATGGGCGCCCGGCGCGCGGTTGATGCCCGAGCCACGGACCGAGATTTTCACGCCTTCGTTGCCCGCCGATTGCGCATAAACCCCAGGTTGATACGCCAGCACATCCTGATTGCTTGCCACGCGGCCCTGCAATGGCTGGCGCATGTCGACCACGCTGGTGCCGCCGGGGACCTGAACGAGGCGGGCCTTGGCTTCCTCAACAGAGACATCACTGCCGTTGCGATCCTCGGCCGAAATCAGCACTTGCCCCAGTTCCAGGCCTTGAGTCTCGGCCATCGCCGGGCAGGCTAGAGCCAGGCCGAGCAGGGCGGTGGGCAGGGATTTGGACGCGGGCATCGAAAAAACTCCAGGCAGACAAGGGCAGGGCATTGAACAGTGCGACGCAAGAAAGAACGAACGAAACACATGGCAATTTTGCTTTTTGCCCGGTCATGGCAAACGGCACGTCATGAACTAACCTCACGTGTCTGGTGTATCCCGTCAATCAACACTCTGTTTCTGCATTTATTGGAGAGAGGCCAAGGTCATGGCAAAAGGCAAAAAGAAGGCCGCCACGGCGCCTGAAAGTCTGAAACTGAAAAACAAGGATTACCTCGAGCATTTGCGCAAATTGCACGTCGAACTGGTCAAGTTGCAGGAATGGGTAATTGCCAAGGGCGTCAAGGTCTGCATCGTCTTCGAAGGCCGCGATGGCGCCGGCAAGGGCGGGACCATCAAGGCGCTGACCGAACGCGTCAGCCCGCGTGTCTTTCGCGTTGTGGCGTTGCCGGCGCCGACCGATCGCGAGAAAAGCCAGATGCACGTGCAACGTTATCTGCCTTATCTACCGGCGGCAGGCGAAGTGGTGATCTTCGATCGCAGTTGGTACAACCGCGCCGGTGTTGAGCGGGTGATGGGCTTCTGCACCGACGAGCAGGCCGACAAATTCCTCAAATCGATTCCGTGGGTCGAGCACGCCATTGTCCAGTCCGGGGTGATCCTGCTCAAGTACTGGCTGGAAGTCAGCCCCGAAGAGCAGACCCGCCGGCTTGAGGCGCGAATCAACGACGGGCGCAAGACCTGGAAACTGACACCCATGGACTTGAAGTCCTACAGCCGCTGGTACGACTACTCACGGGCACGGGACGAAATGTTCAAACACTCTGACACCGAACACGCGCCGTGGCTGGTCGCCGACTCCAACGACAAGCGCCGCGCACGGCTGAACATCATCACCGATGTGCTCAGTCGCATTCCGTATGAGGATGTGAAGCGCGACAAGGTCGAGTTGCCCAAACGGCAGAAGCCGGGCAAGTACCGCGATCCGGATTATCCGTATAAACGCGTAGCGACAAAGTTCTGACAGCTGGCCCGCACAAATCCCTGTAGGAGTGAGCCTGCTCGCGATAGCGGTGTGTCAGCCAACACATCCGTCACAGACAATCCGCTATCGCGAGCAGGCTCACTCCCACAGTATTCGGTGATCATCCGTCATGGCGGATCAGCACAAACCCTGTGGGAGCTTGCCTGCAAGCGATGGCGGTGGGTCAGCCAATATTTTCGGTGCAGACAATCCGCTATCGCGAGCAGGCTCGCTCCCACAGGGTTTGGTGGCGTTTCCTGCATTGCTGATCAGTACTACCCCTTAGAAGTGAGCAGTCCATCCGTCGACTGCGCTGAACCATCGCGATCTCGTTTCTTTCTACCCGTGGAGTCCTTCACGAGATCATCCCCGATGTTCGATCGGCGCAAACAAGAAAAACTGGCGGCATGGCGAAAACTGGCGACGCAAGCGCAGATGCGTCTGGACCCGGAACAGCAGTACGACGAACTGCTCAAGGCCGCCGATGAAATGGAGGAGCAGGGGCTGATCACCAGCGCCGAGTGGCGGCAGTTAGTGCGCGATGCGGGCAATGTGTTTACCGCTGATTTGGGTCGTACAAACGGCTAAGTCCTTCAGGTCACGCGACCTTTCTTTGCCTTCAGCTGTGCGCCCCTGGAATCGTGCAGCAATTGCGCAAACGCGACTTTGTCGATCGGCCGACTCATGAAGTAACCCTGCACCTCATTGCATTGATCAACGCCGAGAATATCCAGTTGCTCTTCGGTCTCGACGCCTTCGGCCGTCACGGTCAGGCCCATGGCTTTGCCCAGGCCAATGATCGCCTGCACCACCGCGCGATCATTGGTGCCGCTGCTGATCGAGGCGATGAAGCGCTTGTCGATCTTGATCCCGTCGAACGGGTAGGCGCGCAAGTAACCGAGCGATGAGTAGCCGGTGCCGAAGTCGTCCATGTTCAGGCGCACGCCGAGTTCTTTCAGGGCGTTCATGGTGGTCAGGGCGCCGTCGGTGTCGTTGAGCATCACGTTTTCGGTGATCTCCAGCTCCAGGCGACTGGCCGGAAAACGGGTATGCACCAGCACCTCGCGAACATCCTCGACCACATCGCTGACGGCGAACTGCGCGGGCGACAGATTGACCGACAGCAGAATGTCCTCCGGCCAGCCCAGCGCGGTTTCGCAGGCCTCGCGCAACACCCAGCGGCCGAGCGGGACAATCAGATCGGTCTGCTCTGCCAACGGGATGAACAAGTCCGGACCAAGCAATCCCTTGGTGGGATGCTGCCAGCGCACCAACGCTTCGACCGAAACGATGTGCTTGCCATCGATCTTGTAGCGCGGCTGATAGTGCAGGATGAATTCGTTGTGCGTGAGCGCGTGACGCAAGTCATCTTCCATTTGCCGGCGCGTCTGGATCTGATCGCTCATGTGCGCTTCGAAATAACACCAGGTGTTTTTGCCTTCGGATTTGGCTTGATAGAGGGCTATGTCGGCGTAACGGATCAGGTCGCTGGGCACATAGCCGTGGTGGCGACTGAGCGAGATGCCGATGCTGGCGCCGATGTGCAGCGGATGGTGTTCGAAGACCACCGGTTGATGCAGGCTGCCGATCAGGCGGGTGCAGAACTTGTCGATTTCGTGCGGACTGTCCATACCGTTAAGCACCACGATGAACTCGTCGCCGCCCAGACGCGCGACGATGTCGTGTTCGCGGGTGCACTCACGCAGGCGCACGGCGACTTCCTGCAGCACGGCGTCACCGGCCGGGTGGCCGAGGGAATCGTTGATCGGTTTGAAGTTATCGAGGTCGATCATCAGCAGTGACAGTGGCGGCGCGTGCTCTTTGAGCAGCAGCGCTTCATCCAGATAACGCGCGAGTTTGTTGCGATTGGGCAGGCCGGTCAGGGCGTCGTGCATCGACAGGTGCTGGATCTGCGCATGGGCGGCGACTTCGTCGGTGATGTCGCTGGCGGTACCGCGATAGCCAATGACTGTGTGCTGCTGATAAATCGGCCGGGCCGACAGTCGACAGTGGCGTTGCTGGCCGGCGTGGTCACGGTAGGTGCAGCGTAAATCGCTGGCGCTGTTCTCCTCGGTGAGGTTTCTCAGCCACAGTTCCAGCGGCGTGGTATCGCAACTCAACAGGTGGCCGATGTCTTGCCCCAGCCACAGGGTTTGCGGGTAACCGGTCACTTCGCTGAAGCGCGCCGACAGGTAGGTCAGCGCGAGGGCGCGATCGACCTCCCAGATCCAGTCGGACGCGGCTTCGGCCACGGCGCGAAAGCGTTCTTCACTGGCTTCCAGCTCGCGGTTGGCGTTTTCCAGCGCCTGATTGGAGGTTTGCATGACAGCAAAACTCTGGTCGACGTACTGCGATGAACGCAAGGCGTGACGGAAGAAGTACGCGGTCAGCAGCATCAGCACCACAATCGTCGCGCCGAGTGGCGGCAGCAATGACCACAATAAATGTTGCCCGGGTCGCTCCAGATCAGCGACCAGGCTGTAACCGGTGCTGTCCAGCGGCACCCGAGGGCGCTGCGGGTCGATCGTCTCGTCCGGCGCCAGGGTCAGGTTGTTCAAGCCGTAACCGCTGCCAATCAGACGCAACTTGGTCGGCGTGAGTTTGTCGACGAACACCAGCACCGATGAGGTCTGCGGATCGCCAAGGGGCCGCTCATCGTTGGGAATAATCGCCGCCGCCGACACCAGCGCCGGCCAGCCTTCGAACAGTGAGTAGCGGCTGACCGGTTTGGTCAGATCACCTTGGCCCAACACTTGATCGAGTAACTCCGTGGCGCTCACCTGAACGAACGCGGACAGCTCGGCATCGACCATTTGCCCGCGCACCACCGCGTAACGGGTGCCTTCGCGGTTGAGCACGAACACGCCGTCATAGCCGTCACTGGTGAACAGGGTTTTGCCGAGGTTCTGCTCGGTGTAGGCCCAATCGGTGTCGACCTGACCGCTCAAATGCTCGTAGGCGGTGGTCCAGTAGGCGTAGCTGGTGATGTAGTTTTTCGAGGCAGTGATGCGGTTTTCCAGCGCGCGAGCCGAGTAAAAGCGGGTTTTGTTGATCTCGTCGTTGTCGAGGCGTTCGGCAATGCCGAGCAAGGCCACGGTCGCCGCAATCACGCCGCTGACAAACAGCGCTCCGACCGCGAAGGCCAGGCGGCGAGTGACGGCGCTCTGGCGCGGTGGAAGCGGGGCTGCATAGCTGGAAAGGTCCATGTGCTCGTCCTTGATCCGCTGTCTTCTGAATCTAGAACCACGGCGTGGGCGCAATGTTCAGATTGTTCTCGGCGACTGCTCTGAAAGCGTAGTGAACACCGCGTGATTTGTCTTCCCAAGTGCAGGACGCCGATCAGCGGCCAATCCCGAAAGGGCAAGACTTCCCGCGCAAAAACCGGATAATGGCCGCCATTCGTTTAGCCGTATTCTGGTAATCCCGCATGGAAATCAAGGTCAACTTTCTCGACAACCTTCGACTTGAAGCCAAGTTCGACGACTTCACGGTGATCGCCGATCAGCCCATCCGCTACAAGGGCGATGGCTCGGCACCGGGGCCGTTCGACTACTTTCTGGCATCGTCGGCGTTGTGTGCGGCGTACTTTGTGAAGTTGTACTGCGACACGCGCAACATCCCCACGGAAAACATTCGTCTGTCGCAGAACAACATCGTCGACCCGGAAAACCGCTACAACCAGATCTTCAAGATCCAGGTCGAGTTGCCGGCGGACATCTCCGAGAAAGATCGTTTGGGCATCCTGCGTTCCATCGATCGCTGCACGGTGAAGAAGGTTGTGCAGACCGGTCCGGAATTCATCATCGAAGAAGTCGAGAACCTCGACGCCGATGCCCAGGCGCTGTTGATGCCGGTGGCCGGCTCGGACGCAGGCACCTTCATCGCCGGCAAGGACCTGCCGCTGGAGCAGACCATCGCCAACATGTCGGGGATTTTGGCCGACCTGGGCATGAAGATCGAAATCGCCTCGTGGCGCAACATCGTGCCCAACGTCTGGTCGCTGCACATCCGCGATGCCCATTCGCCAATGTGCTTCACCAACGGCAAGGGCGCGACCAAAGAGGGCGCACTGGCCTCCGCGCTGGGCGAGTTCATCGAGCGCCTGAACTGCAACTTCTTCTACAACGACCAGTTCTGGGGCGAAGAGATCGCCAACGCTGAATTCGTCCATTATCCGGACGAACAATGGTTCAAACCGGGGCCGAAAGACGAGTTGCCGAGTGAGATCCTCGACGAATACACCCTGAAGATTTACAACCGTGACGGCGAGTTGCGTGGCTCGAACCTGTTCGACACTAA contains these protein-coding regions:
- the ppk2 gene encoding polyphosphate kinase 2 — protein: MAKGKKKAATAPESLKLKNKDYLEHLRKLHVELVKLQEWVIAKGVKVCIVFEGRDGAGKGGTIKALTERVSPRVFRVVALPAPTDREKSQMHVQRYLPYLPAAGEVVIFDRSWYNRAGVERVMGFCTDEQADKFLKSIPWVEHAIVQSGVILLKYWLEVSPEEQTRRLEARINDGRKTWKLTPMDLKSYSRWYDYSRARDEMFKHSDTEHAPWLVADSNDKRRARLNIITDVLSRIPYEDVKRDKVELPKRQKPGKYRDPDYPYKRVATKF
- a CDS encoding EAL domain-containing protein — translated: MDLSSYAAPLPPRQSAVTRRLAFAVGALFVSGVIAATVALLGIAERLDNDEINKTRFYSARALENRITASKNYITSYAYWTTAYEHLSGQVDTDWAYTEQNLGKTLFTSDGYDGVFVLNREGTRYAVVRGQMVDAELSAFVQVSATELLDQVLGQGDLTKPVSRYSLFEGWPALVSAAAIIPNDERPLGDPQTSSVLVFVDKLTPTKLRLIGSGYGLNNLTLAPDETIDPQRPRVPLDSTGYSLVADLERPGQHLLWSLLPPLGATIVVLMLLTAYFFRHALRSSQYVDQSFAVMQTSNQALENANRELEASEERFRAVAEAASDWIWEVDRALALTYLSARFSEVTGYPQTLWLGQDIGHLLSCDTTPLELWLRNLTEENSASDLRCTYRDHAGQQRHCRLSARPIYQQHTVIGYRGTASDITDEVAAHAQIQHLSMHDALTGLPNRNKLARYLDEALLLKEHAPPLSLLMIDLDNFKPINDSLGHPAGDAVLQEVAVRLRECTREHDIVARLGGDEFIVVLNGMDSPHEIDKFCTRLIGSLHQPVVFEHHPLHIGASIGISLSRHHGYVPSDLIRYADIALYQAKSEGKNTWCYFEAHMSDQIQTRRQMEDDLRHALTHNEFILHYQPRYKIDGKHIVSVEALVRWQHPTKGLLGPDLFIPLAEQTDLIVPLGRWVLREACETALGWPEDILLSVNLSPAQFAVSDVVEDVREVLVHTRFPASRLELEITENVMLNDTDGALTTMNALKELGVRLNMDDFGTGYSSLGYLRAYPFDGIKIDKRFIASISSGTNDRAVVQAIIGLGKAMGLTVTAEGVETEEQLDILGVDQCNEVQGYFMSRPIDKVAFAQLLHDSRGAQLKAKKGRVT